A genomic region of Candidatus Krumholzibacteriia bacterium contains the following coding sequences:
- a CDS encoding glycine--tRNA ligase subunit alpha, whose protein sequence is MNYQEMIHRLQGFWMDHGCVVTQPYNSEVGAGTFNPNTFLRCLGPEPWKVAYVEPSKRPKDGRYGENPNRVHQFLQYQVLLKPAPERVQDLYLESLRAIGFDPADHDIRFVEDDWESPTLGAAGLGWEVWLDGMEVTQFTYFQQAGGLELEVVSCELTYGLLRLAMFLQRCDHVMDLDWGGGYTWGEVNGQFEREFSEFNFKAADTDLYFRWFEEREREAESLLRDGLVFPGYDAVCKCSHLFNVLEARGAISVTERTGYIGRVRRLARMAARAYHQKREEMGFPLLREATEGAGHGQG, encoded by the coding sequence ATGAACTACCAGGAGATGATCCATCGCCTCCAGGGATTCTGGATGGACCATGGCTGCGTGGTCACCCAGCCCTACAACTCCGAGGTCGGGGCGGGGACCTTCAATCCGAACACCTTCCTGCGCTGTCTCGGTCCCGAGCCCTGGAAGGTCGCGTACGTGGAGCCGAGCAAGCGTCCCAAGGACGGCCGCTACGGCGAGAACCCCAACCGGGTGCACCAGTTCCTGCAGTACCAGGTCCTGCTGAAGCCGGCCCCCGAGAGGGTTCAGGACCTCTACCTGGAGTCGCTGCGCGCGATCGGTTTCGATCCGGCCGACCACGACATCCGCTTCGTCGAGGACGACTGGGAATCGCCCACGCTCGGGGCCGCGGGTCTGGGCTGGGAGGTGTGGCTCGACGGCATGGAGGTGACGCAGTTCACCTACTTCCAGCAGGCCGGGGGTCTGGAGCTCGAGGTCGTGAGCTGCGAGCTGACCTACGGACTGCTGCGGCTGGCCATGTTCCTCCAGCGCTGCGACCACGTCATGGACCTGGACTGGGGCGGTGGCTACACCTGGGGCGAGGTCAACGGTCAGTTCGAGCGCGAGTTCAGCGAGTTCAACTTCAAGGCCGCCGACACCGACCTGTACTTCCGCTGGTTCGAGGAACGCGAGCGCGAGGCCGAGTCGCTCCTGCGCGACGGCCTGGTCTTCCCGGGCTACGACGCCGTCTGCAAGTGCAGCCATCTCTTCAACGTGCTCGAGGCGCGCGGGGCGATCAGCGTGACCGAGCGCACCGGATACATCGGCCGCGTGCGTCGACTCGCACGCATGGCGGCCAGGGCCTATCACCAGAAGCGCGAGGAGATGGGATTCCCGCTCCTGCGCGAGGCGACGGAGGGGGCGGGACATGGCCAGGGCTGA
- the recO gene encoding DNA repair protein RecO produces the protein MAGPTRDRGVVLRNISLGDTSRIVSVLSTGYGRVKLVAKGSRKIGSRLGPLLEPGNELDLVFYPHHDRELWTLKEAGLRRAALTGGGTLSKLSHLFAALELTDRLLPERETVEEFDTLVNGFLEAWHASGDVRMPALFFAFEVQWLAAAGLGLDPHECADCGVDLRDVDRAQFRVAEGAIVCAGCAASGGRWIEAAALDGLRAVVAADFDEPGTVPELDATQKRDVGRLLHEHMTFHLSHYRLPTSLYWMTPERAAASERP, from the coding sequence ATGGCCGGGCCGACCCGCGATCGCGGCGTGGTGCTGCGCAACATCTCGCTCGGTGACACCAGCCGGATCGTCAGTGTGCTCAGCACCGGATACGGGCGCGTCAAGCTGGTGGCCAAGGGCAGCCGGAAGATCGGTTCGCGCCTCGGTCCCCTGCTCGAACCGGGCAACGAACTCGATCTGGTCTTCTATCCGCACCACGACCGCGAGCTGTGGACCCTGAAGGAGGCGGGACTGCGCCGGGCCGCCTTGACGGGGGGCGGGACGCTCTCTAAGCTCTCCCACCTGTTCGCCGCGCTGGAACTCACCGACCGTCTGCTCCCCGAGCGTGAGACCGTCGAGGAGTTCGACACGCTGGTGAACGGATTCCTCGAGGCGTGGCACGCGAGCGGCGACGTCCGGATGCCCGCGCTGTTCTTCGCCTTCGAGGTGCAGTGGCTCGCGGCCGCGGGCCTCGGTCTGGATCCCCACGAGTGCGCCGACTGCGGTGTCGATCTCCGCGACGTCGACCGCGCCCAGTTCCGCGTGGCCGAGGGCGCGATCGTCTGTGCCGGTTGCGCGGCGAGTGGCGGTCGGTGGATCGAGGCGGCAGCCCTGGACGGTCTGCGCGCGGTGGTCGCGGCGGACTTCGACGAACCCGGTACGGTGCCGGAACTCGACGCCACGCAGAAGCGCGACGTCGGTCGGCTCCTGCACGAACACATGACCTTCCACCTGTCCCACTACCGCCTCCCGACATCCCTCTACTGGATGACCCCGGAGCGCGCGGCGGCGAGCGAGCGACCATGA
- the mgtE gene encoding magnesium transporter produces the protein MTDDLIVLYEAVRSDLERDDPRKAVERLEEVTPSDVADLFRSLEGDERIALVRAMPAERAAEVLAEIDDRSLVEVLEILQDDEIVGMLDTLPSDDAADLVGYMDTDDQDRLIQLLREVDHQDAVELQELLRYPEDTAGGVMAKEYLAARRDQSVGTVQHLVRKLPDEELASMHFCFVVDEAGRLVGQVGLLKLMLSPTEKPLHEVMEPDPLVAHVSDDQEEVANLFLWHDLLSLPIVDAGHRLVGRVTVDDAMDVLTEEATEDVARLAGSSAEEFGETSVWRISRARLPWLMLGLVGQLFAALIMSGFEESLRARVILTFFIPMVMATGGNTGIQTSSIMIRALVTHEFDRIRAGRHLARELGVSLLLGAVLGGLMVGVLTLWKQDPTVGVIIGVSLMTVVVMSAMVGSLVPLLCARIDVDPTLATGPFITTTNDVLGLMAYLWIAHSLLQGG, from the coding sequence TTGACCGACGATCTCATCGTTCTGTACGAGGCCGTACGATCGGATCTCGAGCGCGACGACCCCCGCAAGGCGGTCGAGCGCCTCGAAGAGGTGACTCCGAGCGACGTCGCCGACCTCTTCCGCTCGCTCGAAGGCGACGAGCGCATCGCCCTGGTGCGCGCCATGCCGGCCGAACGCGCGGCCGAGGTCCTGGCCGAGATCGACGATCGCAGCCTGGTCGAGGTGCTCGAGATCCTGCAGGACGACGAGATCGTCGGCATGCTCGACACCCTGCCGTCGGACGACGCGGCCGATCTCGTGGGGTACATGGACACCGACGACCAGGACCGGTTGATCCAACTCCTGCGCGAGGTCGATCACCAGGATGCAGTCGAGTTGCAGGAGCTGCTCCGCTATCCCGAGGACACCGCCGGCGGCGTCATGGCCAAGGAGTACCTGGCCGCCCGTCGCGACCAGTCCGTCGGCACGGTGCAGCACCTCGTGCGCAAACTTCCCGACGAGGAACTCGCGTCCATGCACTTCTGCTTCGTGGTGGACGAGGCGGGCCGGTTGGTCGGGCAGGTGGGGCTGTTGAAGTTGATGCTCAGTCCGACCGAGAAGCCCCTGCACGAGGTCATGGAGCCCGACCCCCTGGTCGCACACGTGAGCGACGACCAGGAGGAGGTGGCCAACCTCTTCCTGTGGCACGACCTGTTGTCGCTGCCGATCGTCGACGCCGGCCACCGCCTGGTGGGGCGCGTGACCGTGGACGACGCCATGGACGTCCTCACCGAGGAGGCCACCGAGGACGTCGCCCGTCTGGCGGGGTCGAGCGCCGAGGAATTCGGCGAGACCTCCGTGTGGCGGATCAGCCGTGCGCGCCTGCCCTGGCTCATGCTCGGACTCGTGGGCCAGCTCTTCGCCGCGCTGATCATGAGCGGTTTCGAGGAGAGCCTGCGCGCTCGTGTGATCCTCACCTTCTTCATTCCCATGGTCATGGCCACCGGTGGGAACACCGGGATCCAGACGAGCAGCATCATGATCCGCGCACTGGTCACCCACGAGTTCGACCGTATCCGTGCCGGACGTCACCTCGCACGCGAGCTGGGAGTGAGTCTTCTGCTCGGTGCGGTCCTGGGCGGGCTGATGGTGGGCGTCCTGACGCTGTGGAAGCAGGATCCCACGGTGGGTGTGATCATCGGGGTGTCGTTGATGACGGTCGTGGTCATGTCGGCCATGGTGGGCAGCCTGGTGCCGCTGTTGTGCGCGCGGATCGACGTCGACCCCACGCTCGCCACCGGGCCCTTCATCACCACGACGAACGACGTGCTCGGTCTGATGGCCTACCTGTGGATCGCGCACTCGCTGCTGCAGGGCGGATAG
- a CDS encoding DUF502 domain-containing protein yields MKFEMPTFRRAFLTGLLVLAPLGVTGWVFYWLFRSIDDFARPLLLQIPAIARNLPEEGITGIGVVASIIVVVLVGFFANNLLGRTFFGNLDRLINRIPWIKGVYGASKEIAGVVFSDKGRAFRRVVLFEYPRRGTYSIGFVTLEPAEDAELQNDYYHVFLPTSPNPTSGYFLLVPRADLVPLPMTVEEGLKLIVSGGSVVSTAGRDSIDEALTRLRRV; encoded by the coding sequence ATGAAGTTCGAGATGCCGACCTTCCGGCGGGCCTTCCTCACCGGACTGCTCGTCCTGGCTCCCCTCGGGGTGACGGGGTGGGTCTTCTACTGGTTGTTCCGCTCCATCGACGATTTCGCCCGTCCCCTGCTCTTGCAGATCCCGGCCATCGCGCGCAATCTGCCGGAGGAGGGAATCACCGGGATCGGGGTCGTGGCCTCGATCATCGTGGTCGTGCTGGTGGGCTTCTTCGCCAACAACCTGCTCGGCCGGACCTTCTTCGGCAATCTCGACCGGCTGATCAACCGGATCCCCTGGATCAAGGGGGTCTACGGGGCCAGCAAGGAGATCGCCGGCGTCGTCTTCAGCGACAAGGGGCGTGCCTTCCGCCGCGTGGTGCTCTTCGAGTACCCGCGCCGGGGCACCTACTCGATCGGCTTCGTCACGCTCGAGCCGGCCGAGGACGCGGAGCTGCAGAACGACTACTATCACGTGTTCCTTCCGACGAGCCCGAACCCGACCAGTGGGTACTTCCTGCTGGTGCCGCGCGCCGACCTGGTCCCGCTGCCGATGACGGTGGAAGAGGGACTGAAGCTGATCGTATCGGGCGGCTCGGTGGTCTCGACGGCGGGACGCGACTCGATCGACGAAGCGCTCACGCGCCTGCGCCGCGTGTGA
- a CDS encoding hemolysin family protein: MNEGDPSSSLLLGISLRLAGALLIALVIAGAITALTTVQRMKRSGLIGGDEAPLPAEGLLDRARSVLLSLTVAYLAAASFAAAEVPALVRAPDTTPATWTWILAWFAYFTLLFLGSVALKALALARPLGYLIGVRAFVWPLYLVLRPLTLALESVMDRVVPAIWTLDFSPPLSGSEIRGLLADEEASAHMERDEVAWARSVFELSETEIREIMVPRIDMVSLDVRTSFEEALRFAAGASFTRLPVYEENPDRILGVLHTKDLLAASVRGEQATLRELLRPVHFLPESKPIDEALVEFREGRIHLAVVVDEYGGTAGIVTLEDILEEIVGEIRDEFDQEGELVRMVDPRVVVIDPRVDIDDLNALLGLDLPADESDTLGGLLYQLCGRVPVRGDMVEHGELRFTIDRVERQRIRQVTLRSPRPLSPANGDTMTTAETRE, translated from the coding sequence GTGAACGAAGGCGACCCTTCGAGTTCCCTGCTCCTGGGGATCTCCCTGCGCCTCGCGGGCGCCCTGCTGATCGCGTTGGTGATCGCCGGTGCGATCACCGCGCTCACCACGGTCCAGCGCATGAAACGCAGCGGGCTGATCGGAGGCGACGAGGCACCTCTGCCCGCGGAAGGTCTACTGGACCGCGCACGGTCGGTGCTGCTGTCGCTCACCGTGGCCTACCTCGCCGCTGCGTCCTTCGCCGCCGCCGAGGTCCCGGCCCTGGTCCGGGCCCCCGACACCACGCCGGCGACGTGGACCTGGATCCTGGCTTGGTTCGCCTATTTCACCCTGCTCTTCCTGGGATCGGTGGCCCTCAAGGCCCTGGCCCTGGCCCGGCCGCTCGGTTACCTGATCGGTGTGCGAGCCTTCGTCTGGCCGCTGTACCTGGTCCTGCGACCGCTCACGCTCGCGCTCGAGTCGGTCATGGATCGCGTGGTGCCGGCGATCTGGACCCTGGACTTCTCGCCGCCCCTGAGCGGCTCGGAGATCCGGGGTCTCCTGGCCGACGAAGAGGCGTCGGCCCACATGGAACGCGACGAGGTGGCATGGGCGCGCTCGGTCTTCGAACTGTCCGAGACCGAGATCCGCGAGATCATGGTCCCCCGGATCGACATGGTCTCGCTCGACGTCCGGACCAGCTTCGAGGAGGCACTGCGCTTCGCGGCCGGTGCCAGCTTCACGCGGCTGCCCGTCTACGAGGAGAACCCCGACCGCATCCTGGGCGTTCTGCACACCAAGGACCTCCTGGCGGCATCGGTCCGCGGAGAACAGGCCACGCTGCGCGAACTCCTGCGTCCTGTGCACTTCCTTCCCGAGAGCAAGCCGATCGACGAGGCCCTGGTCGAGTTCCGTGAAGGGAGGATCCACCTCGCGGTGGTGGTGGACGAGTACGGTGGGACGGCCGGCATCGTCACGCTCGAGGACATCCTCGAGGAGATCGTGGGTGAGATCCGCGACGAGTTCGACCAGGAGGGGGAGCTGGTGCGCATGGTCGACCCGCGCGTGGTCGTGATCGATCCGCGTGTGGACATCGACGACCTGAACGCACTGCTCGGACTCGATCTGCCGGCCGACGAGAGCGACACGCTCGGAGGTCTGTTGTACCAGTTGTGCGGCAGGGTCCCGGTGCGGGGTGACATGGTCGAGCACGGCGAGCTGCGCTTCACCATCGATCGGGTCGAGCGCCAGCGGATCCGCCAGGTCACGCTGCGGTCGCCCCGACCCCTGTCGCCGGCCAACGGCGATACGATGACGACGGCGGAGACGCGGGAATGA
- the ybeY gene encoding rRNA maturation RNase YbeY, translating into MKLDLVLDEVQLPWRPTPEWVARVESLLSSVASSSVVLQVVLTDDDTLREHNREYRGLDRATDVLSFSYLDEGHEERAEELRRGEIPIEDYLEEPVPDGEPPLAGQVLVSVETVVGRGARHTGDLDAEIAFMLAHGVLHVLGHDHHDEAGGASMRAAERELMETAGFALAGNRPSEETGGARS; encoded by the coding sequence GTGAAGCTCGATCTCGTTCTCGACGAGGTGCAGCTCCCGTGGCGTCCAACCCCTGAGTGGGTTGCACGCGTGGAGTCCTTGCTGTCGTCGGTCGCCTCGTCGTCGGTCGTTCTGCAGGTGGTACTGACCGACGACGACACGCTACGCGAACACAATCGCGAGTACCGCGGTCTCGACCGGGCGACCGATGTCCTGTCGTTCTCCTATCTCGACGAGGGGCACGAGGAACGTGCCGAGGAGCTGCGCCGCGGTGAGATCCCGATCGAGGACTACCTCGAGGAGCCCGTTCCCGACGGCGAGCCGCCCCTCGCCGGTCAAGTGCTGGTGAGCGTCGAGACGGTCGTGGGCCGTGGTGCGCGACACACCGGTGACCTGGACGCCGAGATCGCCTTCATGCTCGCCCACGGAGTGCTCCACGTGCTCGGCCACGACCACCACGACGAAGCCGGAGGTGCGAGCATGCGAGCCGCGGAACGCGAACTCATGGAGACCGCCGGCTTCGCCCTCGCCGGGAACCGGCCGTCGGAGGAGACGGGAGGTGCGCGGTCGTGA
- a CDS encoding HDIG domain-containing protein, translated as MRFARFRAPRRDPTVTLDPARRPKTRAALWRRRLVLVLPALGMVLLHQALFPPHHVVERVRIDVGEIAEQDIRAPFEFSAPRSAAELERLRREAEQKVEPVYRRDPDARRRTELSLRNFFDRAASLAAVDSVPRGERVAELQQLHPGLRATTLRVVLDAERLDRVRAALDTVLASQLDAGVVDVFPRGTYEFVRIAEPGSEEEVLVPARRLFLGYRFEDELLEALRDELPDRSELEAAVDLGTYFLLPNLDFDEARTQRMRIAAQDAVPVERTFARNERIVDRGMRIEREHLDVIEAMEQERFDEQRRQDRTLDQKIRGGRALLLLLVLFGAVRLVRQADPMLVGQTNRYLLLHVLWAMFLALSALTLARPEWGGPVIVPVALLAMLSVIVFGEATAYRVIAAGVLMLAIVPEHAGPMMLAWAAIGVVSVRMLRRVRNRNQFYRALGAVAATAIVVVAAVEFSGAATATTVLQNAGLAVASAAVCTALTLFLLPLLEASFGVTTELTLLELSDLNHPLLRRMSLESPGTFHHSQVVGTLAEAGARAIGANSLLTRVGANFHDIGKMLKPRYFAENQGPENLHDELTPQMSALVIASHVKEGIELGRQWGLPPSVLAFIPEHHGTSVMQFFYKKALEREDGGAIKVDDFRYPGPKPQTRETAILMLADGCEASVRSLRRPTASRVREMVRKIFDQKLAEGELDECGLTVSELAGVRNAFIPILVGIHHQRVAYPGQREHEEKKEQESREARSRSRRGAAPVASNP; from the coding sequence ATGCGCTTCGCGCGATTCCGAGCTCCACGCCGTGACCCGACGGTGACCCTCGATCCGGCCCGACGGCCGAAGACCCGGGCCGCGCTCTGGCGTCGGCGCCTCGTGCTGGTGCTACCGGCGCTGGGCATGGTGCTCCTGCACCAGGCCCTGTTCCCCCCACACCACGTGGTGGAACGGGTACGGATCGACGTGGGCGAGATCGCCGAGCAGGACATCCGGGCTCCCTTCGAGTTCAGCGCGCCGAGATCGGCGGCGGAGCTGGAGCGCCTGCGGCGCGAGGCCGAACAGAAGGTCGAGCCGGTGTACCGCCGGGACCCCGACGCGCGTCGCCGGACCGAACTGAGTCTGCGGAACTTCTTCGATCGAGCGGCCTCGCTGGCCGCGGTCGACTCGGTCCCCAGGGGCGAGCGGGTGGCCGAACTCCAGCAGCTGCACCCCGGGCTGCGGGCGACCACCTTGCGGGTCGTCCTCGACGCCGAGCGTCTGGACCGCGTGCGCGCGGCCCTCGACACCGTGCTGGCCTCCCAGCTCGACGCGGGGGTGGTCGACGTCTTCCCGCGGGGGACCTACGAGTTCGTCCGCATCGCCGAGCCGGGCTCCGAGGAAGAAGTCCTCGTTCCCGCCCGGAGACTCTTCCTGGGTTACCGTTTCGAGGACGAACTGCTCGAGGCCCTGCGGGACGAACTCCCCGACCGCTCCGAACTCGAGGCCGCCGTCGATCTGGGGACCTACTTCCTCCTGCCGAACCTCGACTTCGACGAAGCACGCACGCAACGGATGCGGATCGCGGCGCAGGACGCCGTGCCCGTCGAGCGGACCTTCGCGCGCAACGAGCGCATCGTCGACCGGGGCATGCGGATCGAGCGCGAGCATCTCGACGTGATCGAGGCCATGGAGCAGGAGCGCTTCGACGAGCAACGCCGCCAGGACCGTACACTCGACCAGAAGATCCGCGGCGGACGTGCGCTACTGCTGCTGTTGGTCCTGTTCGGTGCGGTGCGGCTGGTGCGACAGGCCGATCCGATGCTGGTCGGGCAGACCAATCGTTACCTGCTGCTGCACGTGCTGTGGGCCATGTTCCTGGCGTTGAGTGCGCTCACGCTCGCGAGACCGGAGTGGGGTGGGCCGGTGATCGTGCCGGTCGCCCTGCTGGCCATGCTCTCGGTGATCGTCTTCGGAGAGGCGACGGCGTACCGGGTGATCGCCGCGGGTGTGCTCATGCTGGCGATCGTGCCCGAGCACGCCGGCCCCATGATGCTGGCCTGGGCGGCGATCGGCGTGGTGTCGGTGCGAATGCTGCGGCGTGTGCGCAACCGCAACCAGTTCTACCGGGCTCTCGGAGCCGTGGCCGCGACCGCGATCGTGGTGGTGGCGGCCGTCGAGTTCAGTGGGGCGGCCACGGCGACCACCGTGCTGCAGAACGCGGGTCTGGCCGTGGCCTCGGCGGCGGTCTGCACTGCGCTCACGCTCTTCCTGCTCCCCCTGCTCGAGGCCTCGTTCGGTGTCACCACCGAGCTCACGCTGCTCGAGCTGAGCGACCTGAATCATCCGCTGTTGCGCCGCATGTCCCTGGAGTCGCCCGGGACCTTCCACCACAGCCAGGTGGTGGGGACGCTGGCCGAGGCAGGGGCACGCGCCATCGGGGCCAACAGTCTCTTGACGCGGGTGGGGGCGAACTTCCACGACATCGGGAAGATGCTCAAGCCGCGGTACTTCGCCGAGAACCAGGGGCCGGAGAACCTCCACGACGAACTCACGCCGCAGATGAGCGCGCTGGTGATCGCCAGCCACGTGAAGGAAGGGATCGAACTCGGTCGTCAGTGGGGTCTGCCGCCGTCGGTGCTGGCCTTCATTCCCGAGCACCACGGGACCAGCGTCATGCAGTTCTTCTACAAGAAGGCGCTCGAGCGCGAGGACGGTGGCGCGATCAAGGTCGACGACTTCCGGTACCCGGGACCGAAGCCGCAGACGCGCGAGACGGCGATCCTCATGCTGGCCGACGGGTGCGAGGCCTCGGTCCGGTCGCTGCGCCGGCCGACGGCGAGCCGCGTGCGCGAGATGGTGCGCAAGATCTTCGACCAGAAGCTGGCCGAGGGCGAGCTCGACGAGTGCGGGCTGACCGTGAGTGAGCTGGCCGGCGTGCGCAATGCGTTCATCCCCATCCTCGTCGGCATCCATCACCAGCGCGTGGCCTATCCGGGGCAGCGCGAACACGAAGAGAAGAAGGAACAGGAGAGCCGTGAAGCTCGATCTCGTTCTCGACGAGGTGCAGCTCCCGTGGCGTCCAACCCCTGA
- a CDS encoding PhoH family protein: MSEHQTSISLAGIDLLSFLGPQDSHLRRLEDAFPGQLVLRGDELVLRGDEADVERIGNALRRMVAWARQGRPLDPAAIERFVADEAVAPEDDDRTRVELTGGAREQVHARTPGQARYLQAIQDHDVVFSIGPAGTGKTYLAVASAVRALLRHEVDRIVLVRPAVEAGEQLGFLPGDLQEKIDPYLRPLYDALTDCLGSSRVARLVANGTIEVAPLAYMRGRTLNRSFVILDEGQNTTLTQMKMFLTRIGEGTQAVVTGDVTQIDLPETSASGLIRVQSILRGVGGIAFVHLADRDVVRHRLVRAIVEAFDAPVGDLDAGEIPEAAVEDERAGSAED; the protein is encoded by the coding sequence ATGAGTGAACACCAGACCAGTATCTCCCTCGCGGGGATCGACCTCCTCTCGTTCCTGGGTCCCCAGGACAGCCATCTGCGTCGGCTCGAGGACGCATTCCCCGGGCAGCTGGTGCTCCGCGGCGACGAGCTCGTGCTCCGCGGCGACGAGGCCGACGTGGAGCGGATCGGCAACGCTCTGCGCCGGATGGTGGCGTGGGCGCGCCAGGGCCGGCCGTTGGACCCGGCGGCCATCGAGCGATTCGTGGCCGACGAAGCGGTGGCCCCCGAGGACGACGACCGCACCCGGGTCGAGCTGACGGGTGGAGCGCGCGAACAGGTGCACGCCCGGACGCCCGGGCAGGCTCGGTACCTGCAGGCGATCCAGGACCACGACGTCGTCTTCTCGATCGGGCCCGCGGGGACCGGCAAGACCTACCTGGCCGTTGCGTCGGCCGTACGGGCCCTGCTGCGCCACGAGGTCGACCGCATCGTCCTCGTGCGGCCCGCGGTGGAGGCGGGCGAGCAGCTGGGCTTCCTGCCCGGGGATCTGCAGGAGAAGATCGACCCGTACCTGAGGCCGCTCTACGACGCGCTCACCGACTGTCTGGGCTCGTCGCGGGTGGCCCGGCTGGTGGCGAACGGCACGATCGAGGTGGCTCCGCTGGCCTACATGCGCGGGCGCACCCTGAACCGCTCCTTCGTCATCCTCGACGAGGGACAGAACACGACGCTCACGCAGATGAAGATGTTCCTGACGCGCATCGGCGAGGGTACGCAGGCGGTCGTGACCGGCGACGTGACCCAGATCGACCTGCCCGAGACCTCGGCCAGCGGCCTGATCCGCGTGCAGTCGATCCTGCGGGGGGTCGGTGGTATCGCGTTCGTGCACCTGGCCGATCGGGACGTCGTGCGTCATCGTCTGGTACGAGCCATCGTGGAGGCCTTCGACGCTCCGGTCGGCGACCTCGACGCGGGCGAGATCCCGGAGGCGGCCGTCGAGGACGAGCGTGCCGGCTCCGCGGAGGACTGA